TTCCAttagttatttctttttcaataatgataataaacaaaagtaaaggatggccaataaaaaatattgaaatttatctTCTAAGGCCAATTTCTTCACTTAGACAATTGCATGTGATAATATGAGTTACAACATTTGCAGATTTTAAGATTCTTATATTTAATGATGAGAAAGATAACTCAAACATCACTTCAAATATTATTTGTAGATAAATATTTCAATATCTAAATCAGTTATTATTACCAcatattatttcttattatatatttcttttttagtgGGAATACCCATATATTTCttatctaatctaatctaatagaagattttaatatttattacaattttctttcttaatttgtgTAACCTTCAACATTAATTTATGTTATAAATTGATAGGAAAATGCAACATGAGATTGAAACTTAGTCATctctgttataaaaaaaatactaaaatgaaagttttgattttgttaaaatttcaaatatactTAATCTACTATTcctcatataaaataatatcttactgagttaattttatgtttattttctttgatcaaGTGATTGGAACATGTGATATGAATAATTGAAGAATTATGAATctattttaacaatttaaatatatttacaacacttcataactataattattgttttgttaacaacaatacatattatattacttttattaatttcaattatttttttattgttttacttattatatgtaaaaaaataattcaataagaaaaacttgatttgttttaagttacacaattatattaattaatacaaaatcACCTGTAATTACATAAACAAACTGTTTATTCCTACGCGTCAAAAACTAATATTGCTTAGAAATATCAACGGAACTTAATTGCCAAAAAATATTCAgaagttaattaaaatcaatttaattttttatactgcCGTTTAATTTTAGATTATAGTGAATgatatgattattaatttttataatatttattttaaaagatagagAAGATGATTTTTTAAACTCCATTTTTACTTGACATCAATTAGATAAACCAGTAATTGATAGTGTAAAGTTATTTTACATTAACTTAACCATGTactaaagattaatttttattggttaattGAAGCGGTGTTGTGAACATAATGTTTTGTTTCTTGAGGAATTGTGAACACAATGTTATtcacatcgatttttaaaaaaaataattaagaaggaaaatGTTAACGAACAATTAAGAAACTATAAATTTCAGGTCAATTTGCTTTTAAGTACTACTATTATCAAAATAACAGTAATATCTTCATTTCTAGTTGTATCTCAATGAATGCAACCAATTGCATTTATGTTTTTGACAAATGCCACCGGTTTTTGAGGAACACAAAACCTTCAATTATAGAGCACTAAAGCGCCCTCCGAAACTGGTAAGGCCTGTATCAAATCATGCTAAAAGGTTCATTATATAAAGACTTAAATCCCTTGGAAATTCTCCATCCTCATCTTAAAACTATCTTGCTAGTGTCGGTTTAGTTAGCACACAACCCCACATCCAAAGGTTCATTTCAATATGGCAATCTTGTCAAGTTTTGCACCGTTGACCATTCTTAGTATAGTCTTGTTAGTAGTCGGAGTCATTGTCACTGGGGCGAAAGCTAGGCCAAGAGCATTCTTTGTGTTTGGAGATTCACTTGTTGATAGTGGAAATAACAATTACTTGGCTACCACGGCACGTGCCGATGCCCCTCCTTATGGGATTGATTACCCTCCAAGTCATAGACCAACCGGTCGTTTTTCCAATGGCTACAACATTCCTGATCTTATCAGTTAAGTTTAGATATCTCTAGTCACATTTTGAACCATTTTTGGCTTCAATATTCATCTTTTAAGCTTCTCTTTCATCATGCACATTTGAAGTTTTGAACCCTTTTTGGTCATGTAGCTTTgcatataataataaacttaACGTAGACACGTAAAGTGTATGTCTAACTAGCTGGGTTGTTTTCAGGTCAGAGACTTGGTGCTGAGTCTACATTGCCATACTTGAGTCCAGAATTAAGAGGAGATAAGCTCTTAGTTGGTGCCAATTTTGCTTCAGCTGGAATTGGAATCCTTAATGACACTGGAATTCAGTTTGTAAGTTCATTATTTACTTGCTAGTTACTTATCATGTTAAGTTTAAAACTTTAAGCATCacaatatataaacataaatgaATTCTAGCTAAAATCATAAAagcaattttataatttgaacctAGTGACTTAAAAGGATTCTTGTGCAGTAAAAAATGATTGTGTGCAACTTTTGCAGGTAAATGTAATCAGAATGTATAGACAGCTAGAATATTTTAAGGAGTATCAAAACCGAGTGAGTGCTCTAATTGGAGCTTCAGAGGCTACGAATTTGGTGAAACAAGCACTAGTGCTCATCACTGTAGGGGGCAATGATTTTGTAAACAACTACTTCTTGGTGCCCAATTCAGCAAGGTCCCGCCAGTACCCACTACCTCAATACGTTAAGTATCTTATCTCTGAGTACCAAAAAATTTTGCAGGTAAACACCCTATTGATTAATGAAAAGGATTAATAACATTTAATGTCCTGTGATCTCTATTTCTATCATAGtcattatatatatgttgcagAGGCTATATGATCTTGGAGCTCGAAGAGTTCTTGTGACAGGCACAGGACCCTTGGGTTGTGTTCCATCAGAATTGGCCCAACGTGGTAGAAATGGACAATGTGCTCCTGAACTGCAACAAGCTGCAGCATTGTTTAACCCACAACTCGAACAAATGTTGCTACAACTCAACAGGAAAATTGGAAGTGACGTTTTTATTGCTGCAAACACAGGAAAAGCGCACAACGACTTTGTTACTAACCCCCGACAATTTGGTACTACACACTAACTAATCTTCATGACATCTAATTCTATCCTCTTAGTCAAGGTTTTAGACTGTGGTTGCATCTGTGTTACAACCATTGCCATTTGATGCGGGCTAATTGTGGTTGATGCAGTTTCAATCACAATG
This genomic interval from Glycine max cultivar Williams 82 chromosome 5, Glycine_max_v4.0, whole genome shotgun sequence contains the following:
- the LOC100800634 gene encoding GDSL esterase/lipase At5g33370; protein product: MAILSSFAPLTILSIVLLVVGVIVTGAKARPRAFFVFGDSLVDSGNNNYLATTARADAPPYGIDYPPSHRPTGRFSNGYNIPDLISQRLGAESTLPYLSPELRGDKLLVGANFASAGIGILNDTGIQFVNVIRMYRQLEYFKEYQNRVSALIGASEATNLVKQALVLITVGGNDFVNNYFLVPNSARSRQYPLPQYVKYLISEYQKILQRLYDLGARRVLVTGTGPLGCVPSELAQRGRNGQCAPELQQAAALFNPQLEQMLLQLNRKIGSDVFIAANTGKAHNDFVTNPRQFGFVTSQVACCGQGPYNGLGLCTALSNLCSNRETYAFWDAFHPSEKANRLIVEEIMSGSKAYMNPMNLSTILALDANTGR